From Quercus robur chromosome 8, dhQueRobu3.1, whole genome shotgun sequence:
TGATATAGACCCTAGTGTGATAACAGGCACTACTGATCCAAATACTCCCATTGGCACAAATGGATTAGGTCCAAAAGTGAGATGGTGATAAACCTCATCCGTAACCACTAGAATGCCCAGCTTTCTCGCCGCCTCTGcaatctaatatatataaaatcaaccACCAATAATATTGTCATCAGcgctttaattaaaaataagttttactTATGAAAACTCGTGCTTATTACAGAAACATATGAAGCATGAGTTCCAAACCAATATCATGTGAAAGTCTAGCAGCATatactaaaatttaattattgttgcaCCATTAAGAACTTCATAAGTCATTCCTCTTATGAACTTTTAGACATTCTCATATTCTTACATATTCTAAAAACAAAGTTGATTCTACTTCTGAAAAGACATTGACTCAAATAATTACATGACGAGGCAAGAGTAGAGTAAATATATATTAAGGGTCAATATTTCACTCACATCTTCTGAAAACAACCTGGCTAGCTAATAAGGAGGTAAATTTGTGAATTAGTATTAGAGTAGACGTTAAAGTTTGATCTTTGCTActcatataatataaattaatttcatGTATCTATAAAAAAGAAGGTTTAACCTACCTCTTTCAAATGCTGGCGTGTATAGACACTTCCACAAGGATTGCCAGGGTTTATGATGACCATGGCAACGGTATTCTCATCAGTAAGAGCTTCGACGCTTTCAATATCAACCTCCCAACCCTTTTCTGGATTAAGATCAAAATAACGGACTTCAAGATTGATAGATGAAGCAAAAGAGTCATAGAATGGGAAGCATGGTCTTGGAAGCAGAATGTTGGCATCCGGGCGAGCAAGGGCTCTTAGTGTTACTTCAATTGCTTGGATGCATCCTATAGTGAGAAAAACATCGTCTGGCGATAATGTGTAAGGAAGATCACGAGACAAATAATCTGCTATAGCACTGTTACAATTCAAGCATTAACTTAATAAATTAGATTAACATTGAATATATGACAACATACAATACATTATCTGTTTTTCAATAGACTCAGAGAATCAATATGAAACTTGGGAAAGTTTCGATAATTTTTTATTCGAGATAATTGAACTTGATCATCTTGTTAGTACAAAAGGAGCTAACCATCACGTTTTGTCCaaatactacaaaaaaaaaaaaaaaaaggaatgaataTTTTCTAAGAATAAGAATATACATTgtaaacatttttacaaatcaatCAATGGCAGAGGGAGGGGGGCAGAGGAGGGGCCATGCGCCCATGCCCCCCTGGATTTTTCAAGATCCTCCTCCTCcccctttattttattaacaaaacttTAGGTAGGTGAAACTTTAACATAATGACCCCTttcatatttataataaaaaaaaattttaaaaatgtacaaaCACTAATTTCTCATTGAAAGCattaatctattttttcttataattttatatatatcattaacTTTAAGAGCATTTTAAGtgtgttttaaaaaatgtataagtaaatttttttaatagaatttttttccaaagcTATAAGATCAAATCAGAttgtccaaaaaataaaaatgctaagATCAAACCACAAGAGGgcaaattttaatatttcaaagcTAAGGCTACTCCGAATAAAACTCCTATATATACAAGGatcataaaaaaatacattaactTTCCCAACAACTTTTTCTGCTGGGTAGGTGATGAATTAGTCAATGGCATTGAAGATATGTAAAGGAAGCAACTTTATGAGATATAGACCGTAGGACTATTTTTCTACGTACAATGGGAAAACCAATCAATAATTAGCGTTTGAATCAAGCACAAAGTGATTGATATAAAGAACTTTTAACAAGGTTGCTCACCATGAACTATGTAAGCGGGCTTTTAAGAGGAGGATGCATGCAATTAATCTTTCGTTTTGTTAATAATATTTCATTTGGTTTTAGGAGGAAAAATTTACATAAAGAGAAATGCCTTAAGAGTTAAGGGACACTTCACTCCcataaaattccaaatatcttaatatatatatgtatgaccttttttttactGTCACCTACACTACTTTTGCAAGGTGAGagtgagacttttttttttgaagacaaTTTGCACATGTGAGACTATGTGTGGAGTATAGTTGTcagatgggtttttttttacattatagaAGGATTGATTTGGTCCACTTTATTCTAAAAGAGTGATAGCAGccaataattaataaaagctaacctttttgtttctttaattcttttccttatttattattgaatttttattataaaaaatatataaaaatgcaaACCACCGTTGTTTTTCACGCTTTTGTACCCTACCTGTTGCTCGACAGCGCAAATGGACAAAAATTGCATAAGCAAATTTGTAATGAATAATGATAGGCAAAAAGTAGGTTGTGAAAAGACAACAATATGTAAGTATATAACAAAGATATATAATGATATAGTATTTCACATAATGTAATAGATTTTAATGGTAGAaattgagaattgaaaaaataataataattgtcaatcttaattattgaattaaaaaaatgaaacttaagAAGTAATGTTAATGTATACCATTATTTTTGATAACACACATTTTGTCACAATTCATATGTATGTCAAgtaatgattaaattattttttatcaagcaCTTATGGTAGTCCTGTATGTTAGGAATGTAATCCAAACATAAGTTGATTGTGTGACCCCTAGACTCTTCCATAATTCGTtatgaacaataatttttcaacaaaatatttacaattacAAGGTAGCAGAGTGTTAATGATAAATAATAAGATAAGATGATATCAGTAATAAATTTAGGCAAATATTAACAAGTTCCTTAGTGTTTGTTAAAGTTGTACTAATGTAAAttctatttaataaaaaaattgaatactaactccataatttattttaatatttttttcctttctgtaAAGCTGGCCTCAAAACTTAAAAGCTGCAAATATATGACATTAATCCGTTTgaattgagcttatttttgctgaaactgaaaactgaaactgaaaacactgtagcaaaataatttttaaatgtgtgaatagtactgtgggactcatttttaatgaaaaagttgttgaaaagtggaatttgtgaatccgtgaacagtgcacgaataCACTGTTTACTGTgcaaaagtcaacaaatgctggctgaaccaaaaaaaaaaagagaaaaccgCAGAACAAAAACGCAGACGCCAGGAAACTTTGAATCCAAACGGGCACTAAGCTGCAAtaaaattacccaaaaaaaaaagaaaaagtacaataCGATGCAATTAATGGGGACCATAAGTACAATCCTAAAGGTAGTATCTCATGCACCTAGCGTATGAGGGATTTTTCCTGGAGAACCAGCAAAAGCCTACAATACTCGAAATAGTCAAATAGTATGTCAAGAGAAAATAAAGTGAACTATAGTCTAATCAGAAGCCatgaaaggaaaacaaaatcaCGACCAtgatatatagattatagatatGAGAGAGTGATTTTATACAGCTATagtaatacaatttttttatagcaAATCTTAGGGAATAAATTGTTAcgtgttttaatttaaacttattactggataaaattagttataaaaatattgtaaaaatagaCTTTCTAATAATATTTACCTTCTGGCAGGCTGGAGTCCAGAGGTGGGTGGATAAGAATTGAACTTGGCGGAGCGGAGAGCGTCGACGACGGCATCTTCGGCTATGGGAGTGGTCCGAAAACATGGGAAAGGAGAAGGGTCGCCGTGTCCGAGAGGCAAAAGTGGCCTTGGATCATCTTTGTTAACGCTTCCCCATATCTTCATCAAAAGCCCTCGAATTGATGTTTTCGACTGTGGATTCAGCTTTCCCATCCCCCAGAAGTTCCATCTTTTTTCTCCATTCTCCTCCATTTTCTTGCTACAACTAGCTTCAGCTCTCAGATGGGTCGACCTGTGACTGTGACTGTGACTGTGTTGTGCGTTGTGGTGATATTTGTATTATATTCGCATCATGAGCGTTTGTTTTCAAGCTCTCTCTTTCATTCTTCGCTTCTCTCTCTTGCACTCACCACGGAAAATACATATGGTTGGTGGGATATATAAATTATAGTATGCCTctcaataataaattaatattattcgggaaaaaaaaaaatattcgcCTAATAGGATAAGCAACAACTGGTATGATTTGGTATAAAAAGacgaaaaaaattaatatcaaaaCTAATTTCACATCTATTTTAACAATAGTTTGAACTGAATTCGGTTCTGTGcagtagaggaaaaaaaatagtagataTGCATATGCGTGAAAGGCATCACAACCtgttagacaaaaaaaaaaaaaaaaaactattaatattaTATGGGAAATACGTTTAAAACTATTAGGACCTTGTTGGTATATTAacttaaatatatgtttttacttttttaaataacattatatatatcaCCTATacgtattttaaaaaaactgaaaattgttgtttaaatacatataccaaatagacccttaatTTTTGAACCGTTTAACTTAAAGCTTCGTATAAAACTAGTAATACATttcataaaaaacaaataaaaataaaacaagttgCATATGGGATTACGTAACGGTTAAAAGAAATCAGcttgcaaaaataaattatgaagaaaatttagttacaaaattggttataacctAATGTTACaactttattcaataaaataaatgttactacatattttaaaatatagccgttgaattgtatgttctttacgctcttataacacatgtcaaattttgtatgaatcgaatattatttactatataatctataaacttatattttatacataattttaaactacaaaaacttgcaatttaaacaatttattgatgacatggctattagtCTTtagttttctagaaattttgcaagtatggaggatataagaaaaatatgtaatctaatggtggatttgttaaaatttacctccaataaaaaatattgagtaaagttgtagctaaactttatccctaaattattatttttattttcattataacAAAGTTGGGACATTTACAGGAACAAGTAAGAGGTAAGATTACACCCAGGGGTAGAACTATAACTATTAAACATTTTTAAAGACATGGCTTATAAAAATAGGGGTTGGCCCCGTCAAGCAAAAAATTTTAGTTCCGCCCCTATTTACACCAAAATAGCTGGGTGTACCCAGTAGTGAATAGGATATTTTGAGGCTATACAGGGCCCTGGCTTGCTGAATATATGGTTCAAATCTGttcttatattattaatttccaaaaataaattacatgatttttttatccaataaaaaataaattaaatgattgATTGGTATTAAGATCAATTTTTCCCCGATGTAACATTAAGACCAATTTCaataagggtacgtttggtacactgaatgtggattacaacaggaatggtaatctttattatcaggaataaaatgtgttgtaatggaataactaaacctattcattagtttggttgtaagttgtaacattagaataaaacttatgatctattttaggaaatatctcattcttacaattatatttcttagaaaataatatattttaaattttagagagatgagttattttttgatgattttttctttccataattgttaggtggatatggaaagtttatttatttagaaatatattaatgttaaaaattattatatctactaaggaatagctattacaacccttttagagatgaatagttattcctcattttaaagaattcttATTCATAAGGAATGTCTATTtcctgtaataaaaacataaccaaactattgaatagctaaatcataagaataactattacattacagtgcctattacagtctaccaaacgtgccctaagtGTTACTATCGAGACCGGAGAGAATACAAAAGAAACATGCGGGTGAGTTTATTTTATAAAACTCATCTCAATGTGACATGTATAAGTTGTTTATAAATGGAggagtttcttttttcttttttttttctttttttgagaactaTAAATGGGGGAGTTTCTAAACGTGGCTGACAACATGCAAGttcataatttcttttatatatataaatgaaatccCATGAACAGGGACAACTTTAAGCTGAGCACAGGTGTgaacattcaaaaaaaattatatttacaaaaaaaatatatatatatatatacacacacatactagttttaaataaataaatatgtaagctcaaaattttaaaaataattaaaactaaaatttttaaataaatagttgtaaggacacaaaatctttaacggcccaacaacgatgttgggctcgcatacggaaaatccctcacaataatacttgtagagagtgggcttgaaaggccagcgttggatcacagggcgacatttcgggccggactataggtgaaccaatatgagaaagagctttgggctggatattcaggcccttcaatcttgtatccaggaggatttggctcctcggatcatgtccgaagagcgatggtgctgtccccggttacccgtcggtgggtttttatgtggtgtccggcgtatattatccaggcattctctttcatcaagtctttctcaagAAGCTAGATAGGAGAGATCCCtccttttggtcacataacattctcttttatactagcctacgttcgttgtccttcgtccacgtgtagggtcgatctttccaggacagatatctgtcccatcagtctaatcccaaaaattgctggagatgatccataaagcctaagatcccggctctgttaggagcagtgtcatgtcagggaagggtatt
This genomic window contains:
- the LOC126695586 gene encoding tyrosine aminotransferase-like produces the protein MEENGEKRWNFWGMGKLNPQSKTSIRGLLMKIWGSVNKDDPRPLLPLGHGDPSPFPCFRTTPIAEDAVVDALRSAKFNSYPPTSGLQPARSAIADYLSRDLPYTLSPDDVFLTIGCIQAIEVTLRALARPDANILLPRPCFPFYDSFASSINLEVRYFDLNPEKGWEVDIESVEALTDENTVAMVIINPGNPCGSVYTRQHLKEIAEAARKLGILVVTDEVYHHLTFGPNPFVPMGVFGSVVPVITLGSISKRWLVPGWRLGWLVISDPNGILQKSGIVECITDCLNMTSDPPTFIQGAVPQILEKTGEDFFSKTINILREVAHICYERIQEIPCITCPNKPEGSMFVMVKLNLSLLEDINDDLDFCLKLAKEESVVVLPGVAVGMKNWLRITFAVEPSALEDGFGRMKAFCERHAKKQ